Proteins found in one Physeter macrocephalus isolate SW-GA unplaced genomic scaffold, ASM283717v5 random_597, whole genome shotgun sequence genomic segment:
- the LOC102990142 gene encoding LOW QUALITY PROTEIN: neutral amino acid transporter B(0) (The sequence of the model RefSeq protein was modified relative to this genomic sequence to represent the inferred CDS: deleted 1 base in 1 codon), giving the protein MVADPPKGDPKGYAAAELTANGVSALVPLEDPGSAKGGCCGSGDQVRRCLRANLLVLLTVVAVVAGVALGLGVSGAGGALALGPARLEAFAFPGELLLRLLKMIILPLVVCSLIGGAASLDPSALGRLGAWALLFFLVTTLLASALGVGLALALQPGAAFAAINASVGAMGSVEEAPSKEVLDSFLDLVRNIFPSNLVSAAFRSYATSYEERLFNGTQVKVPVGGEVEGMNILGLVVFAIIFGVALRKLGPEGELLIRFFNSFNDATMVLVSWIMWYAPVGILFLVAGKIVEMEDVGMLFASLGKYILCCLLGHAIHGLLVLPLIYFFFTRKNPYQFLWGIMTPLATAFGTSSSSATLPLMMKCVEEKNGVAKHISRFILPIGATVNMDGAALFQCVAAVFIAQLNQRSLDFVKIITILVTATASSVGAAGIPAGGVLTLAIILEAVSLPVRDISLILAVDWLVDRSCTVLNVEGDAFGAGLLQNYVDRTESRSSVPELIHVKSEAPLAVLPVSTEEGNPLLKAVQDLLGTLTPVRRNQSCKSQ; this is encoded by the exons AGACCCCAAGGGGTACGCGGCGGCGGAGCTCACCGCCAACGGTGTCTCGGCGTTGGTCCCCCTAGAGGACCCAGGCTCGGCAAAAGGCGGCTGTTGCGGCTCCGGGGACCAGGTGCGCCGCTGCCTTCGCGCCAACCTGCTGGTGCTGCTGacagtggtggcagtggtggcgggcgtggctctggggctgggggtcTCGGGGGCCGGCGGCGCGCTAGCGCTGGGCCCAGCGCGCCTGGAGGCCTTTGCCTTCCCGGGCGAGCTGCTGCTGCGCCTGCTAAAGATGATTATCTTACCGCTGGTGGTGTGCAGCCTGATCGGCGGCGCAGCCAGCCTGGACCCGAGCGCGCTCGGCCGCCTGGGCGCCTGGGCGCTGCTCTTTTTCCTGGTTACTACACTGCTAGCGTCGGCGCTCGGCGTGGGCTTGGCGCTCGCACTGCAGCCGGGCGCCGCCTTCGCCGCCATCAACGCCTCGGTCGGGGCCATGGGCTCCGTGGAAGAGGCCCCCAGCAAGGAGGTGCTCGATTCATTCCTGGATCTTGTGAG GAATATCTTCCCCTCCAACCTGGTGTCCGCAGCCTTCCGCTCA TACGCTACCTCCTATGAGGAGAGATTGTTCAACGGAACCCAGGTGAAG GTGCCCGTGGGGGGTGAGGTGGAGGGTATGAACATCCTGGGCCTGGTGGTGTTTGCCATCATCTTTGGCGTGGCCCTGCGGAAGCTGGGGCCTGAGGGAGAGCTGCTCATCCGCTTTTTCAACTCCTTCAACGATGCCACCATGGTGCTGGTCTCCTGGATCATGTG GTATGCCCCTGTGGGCATCTTGTTCCTGGTGGCCGGCAAGATCGTGGAGATGGAGGACGTAGGGATGCTCTTCGCCAGTCTCGGCAAATACATCCTGTGCTGCCTGCTTGGCCACGCCATCCATGGGCTCCTGGTGCTGCCCCTCATCTACTTCTTCTTCACCCGCAAGAACCCCTACCAGTTCCTGTGGGGTATCATGACGCCGCTGGCCACGGCCTTCGGGACCTCCTCCAG CTCCGCCACGCTGCCGCTGATGATGAAGTGCGTGGAGGAGAAGAACGGCGTGGCCAAGCACATCAGCCGCTTCATCCTGCCCATCGGTGCCACTGTCAACATGGACGGTGCCGCGCTCTTCCAGTGTGTGGCTGCAGTGTTTATTGCACAGCTCAATCAGCGATCCTTGGACTTCGTGAAGATTATCACTATCCT GGTCACCGCCACAGCATCCAGCGTGGGCGCCGCGGGCATCCCCGCCGGGGGTGTCCTGACTCTGGCCATCATCCTCGAGGCGGTCAGCCTGCCGGTTCGCGACATCTCCTTGATCTTGGCTGTGGACTGGCTAGT GGACCGGTCCTGTACCGTCCTCAACGTGGAAGGTGACGCCTTTGGGGCAGGACTCCTCCAAAATTACGTGGATCGCACAGAGTCCCGCAGTTCTGTGCCCGAGCTGATCCATGTGAAGAGTGAGGCACCCTTGGCTGTGCTGCCGGTCTCCACCGAGGAAGGGAACCCTCTCCTCAAA GCTGTCCAGGACCTGCTGGGGACGCTGACACCTGTGAGAAGGAATCAGTCATGTAAATCCCAGTAG
- the FKRP gene encoding ribitol 5-phosphate transferase FKRP has protein sequence MRLTRCQAALAAAITLNLLVLFYVSWLQHQPRYSPARGSRRGSASGPRVTILVREFEAFDNAVPELVDSFLQQDPAQPVVVAADTLPYPPLALPRIPSVRLVLLQPALDRPAAASRPETYVATEYVALVPDGARAEAPGQLKRMAEVLRAGGARLVAAPVASANPARCLALNVSLREWTARYGPAPSPPRCDALDGDAVVLLRARDLFNLSAPLARPVGTGLFLQTALRGWTVQLLDLPFARARQPPLTTAHARWKAEREGRARRAALLRALGIRLVSWEGGRLEWFGCNKETPRCFGTVVGDTPAYLYEARWTPPCCLRALRETARYVVGVLEAAGVRYWLEGGSLLGAARHGDIIPWDYDVDLGIYLEDVGNCEQLRGAEAGSVVDERGFVWEKAVEGDFFRVQYSESNHLHVDLWPFYPRNGVMTKDTWLDHRQDVEFPEHFLQPLVPLPFAGFVVQAPNNYRRFLELKFGPGVIENPEYPNPALLSLAGSS, from the coding sequence ATGCGGCTCACCCGCTGCCAGGCTGCTCTGGCAGCCGCCATCACCCTCAACCTCTTGGTCCTGTTCTATGTCTCGTGGCTGCAGCACCAGCCCAGGTACTCCCCGGCCAGGGGCTCCCGCCGTGGATCTGCCTCCGGCCCCCGGGTCACCATCTTGGTGCGGGAGTTCGAGGCCTTTGACAACGCAGTGCCAGAGCTGGTGGACTCCTTCCTGCAGCAGGACCCAGCCCAGCCGGTGGTGGTGGCAGCCGACACGCTCCCCTACCCACCTCTCGCCCTGCCCCGCATCCCCAGCGTTCGCCTGGTGCTGCTCCAGCCCGCCCTGGACCGGCCCGCTGCAGCCTCGCGCCCCGAGACCTACGTGGCCACCGAGTACGTGGCCCTGGTGCCCGACGGGGCGAGGGCCGAGGCACCGGGCCAGCTGAAGCGCATGGCCGAGGTGCTGCGAGCGGGAGGCGCACGCCtggtggccgctcccgttgcttCGGCCAACCCTGCCCGGTGCCTGGCCCTGAACGTCAGCCTGCGGGAGTGGACGGCGCGCTACGGCCCggcaccctccccaccccgctgCGACGCCCTGGACGGGGACGCCGTGGTTCTCCTGCGCGCCCGCGACCTCTTCAACCTCTCGGCGCCCCTGGCCCGGCCCGTGGGCACCGGCCTCTTCCTGCAGACCGCCCTCCGCGGCTGGACGGTGCAGCTGCTGGACCTGCCCTTTGCCAGGGCGCGCCAGCCCCCGCTGACCACGGCCCACGCGCGCTGGAAGGCGGAGCGCGAGGGGCGGGCGCGGCGGGCGGCGCTGCTGCGGGCGCTGGGCATCCGCCTGGTGAGCTGGGAGGGCGGGCGGCTCGAGTGGTTCGGATGCAACAAGGAGACCCCGCGCTGCTTCGGGACAGTGGTGGGCGACACGCCGGCCTACCTGTACGAGGCGCGCTGGACACCCCCGTGCTGCCTGCGCGCGCTGCGTGAGACGGCCCGCTACGTGGTGGGCGTGCTGGAGGCGGCCGGCGTGCGCTACTGGCTGGAGGGTGGCTCGCTGCTGGGGGCGGCCCGCCACGGGGACATCATCCCGTGGGACTACGACGTGGACCTGGGCATCTACCTGGAGGACGTGGGCAACTGCGAGCAGCTGCGGGGCGCCGAGGCGGGCTCGGTGGTGGATGAGCGCGGCTTCGTGTGGGAGAAGGCGGTGGAGGGCGACTTCTTCCGCGTGCAGTACAGCGAGAGCAACCACCTGCACGTGGACCTGTGGCCCTTCTACCCTCGAAACGGGGTCATGACCAAGGACACGTGGCTGGACCACCGGCAGGATGTCGAGTTCCCCGAACACTTCCTGCAGCCTCTCGTGCCCCTGCCCTTTGCCGGCTTCGTGGTGCAGGCACCTAACAACTACCGCCGCTTCCTGGAGCTCAAGTTCGGCCCCGGGGTCATCGAGAACCCTGAATACCCCAACCCAGCACTCCTGAGTTTGGCAGGAAGCAGCTGA